In Halorubellus sp. JP-L1, one DNA window encodes the following:
- a CDS encoding DNA-directed RNA polymerase subunit K translates to MPGKQRYNRYEKARILGARALQVSYGAPVLIETAQTEPILIAAEEYDAGVLPFTVRRETGKGRGDE, encoded by the coding sequence ATGCCCGGGAAACAACGCTACAACCGGTACGAGAAGGCTCGAATCCTGGGTGCGCGAGCGCTCCAGGTGTCGTACGGTGCGCCCGTGCTGATCGAGACGGCGCAGACGGAGCCGATCCTCATCGCGGCCGAGGAGTACGACGCGGGCGTGCTTCCGTTCACGGTCCGTCGGGAGACGGGCAAGGGTCGAGGTGACGAGTAG
- a CDS encoding DNA-directed RNA polymerase subunit N produces MMVPVRCFTCGNVVGEHWEEFKARSREGDEDPEKVLDELGVDRYCCRRMLVSHKDLVDIVSPYQ; encoded by the coding sequence ATGATGGTACCAGTCCGGTGTTTCACGTGCGGTAACGTCGTGGGTGAGCACTGGGAGGAGTTCAAGGCGCGGTCTCGCGAGGGCGACGAGGACCCGGAGAAGGTCCTCGACGAACTGGGCGTCGACCGGTATTGCTGCCGGCGGATGCTCGTGTCGCACAAGGACCTCGTGGACATCGTCTCCCCCTACCAGTGA